In one window of Camelina sativa cultivar DH55 chromosome 15, Cs, whole genome shotgun sequence DNA:
- the LOC109129181 gene encoding pathogenesis-related protein 1-like, which produces MSASSFGHLREEDPPPSTIFAASTVSPIALIPNLEIEYGFNEHKIVRPIDDVQPTKTVRIHNKIRAEVGVAPLVWNKTVAAYAQNFANRQAKAGVCDYSSMRHSGGPYGENIAAGWVQPEDQMSGPIAAKYWYTEKPNYDYATNKCKGDCGHYTQMVANQSFSIGCGSFRCHDNELIYIVCDYYPMQVGDANTRPY; this is translated from the exons ATGTCAGCATCATCCTTTG GACATTTAAGAGAAGAGGATCCTCCTCCTTCCACCATCTTTGCTGCTTCCACAGTATCTCccatagctctgataccaaatctagaaATTGAATATGGTTTTAACGAACACAAGATT GTAAGACCAATCGATGACGTCCAACCGACAAAAACGGTAAGGATCCACAACAAGATCCGAGCCGAGGTCGGGGTGGCTCCATTGGTGTGGAACAAAACCGTAGCGGCCTATGCACAGAACTTCGCAAACAGACAAGCCAAAGCTGGAGTCTGCGATTACAGCTCCATGAGACATTCAGGTGGACCTTACGGGGAAAATATAGCCGCGGGATGGGTCCAACCTGAGGACCAAATGAGCGGTCCAATCGCGGCAAAGTATTGGTATACGGAGAAGCCAAACTACGATTATGCCACCAACAAGTGCAAAGGTGATTGCGGACACTACACTCAGATGGTGGCCAATCAATCGTTCAGTATCGGTTGTGGCTCGTTCAGGTGTCATGATAATGagttaatttatattgtatgtGACTATTATCCTATGCAAGTGGGTGATGCGAATACGCGTCCCTATTGA
- the LOC104747900 gene encoding golgin candidate 1, with product MASWLKAAEDLFEVVDRRAKSVVEDFSEEQSELQLPASGRKGPQGKRTNSKKNSRQKLVKEESSSKRDFSGDQSGPGVSQSEVPPSKSSVSTEEASSSGPVLQTTEVKPIDVDAQRVQSLPQSAADTKSDNAPVVASESVVDGDVAESKHADADIPNDSFVQPSPSLPDKEIEVAVSENLVDAPKKGAQRELDDSSKSDLEKLESVVHVSPIGEGNVAQSAGDEAKAGTSINLEKEQEQKVPDTSTILEREKDRRADKTIMKIQDQLEEAQGLLKATVSTGQSKEARLARVCAGLSSRLQEIKAENAQLEELLNAEQELTKSYEASIRQLQKDMSAAKSEVTKVESSMVEALAAKNSEIEALVSAMDALKNKSALNEGKLSSLQADMESIMRNRELAETRMMQALREELATTERRAEEERSAHNATKMAAMERERDLEHRAVDASTALVRIQRIADERTAKVADLEQKVALLEAECTSLNQELQDMEVRARRGQKKAPDEANQVIQIQAWQDEVDRARQGQRDAEEKLSSMEAEMQKLRVEMAAMKRDAEHYSRQEHTELEKRYRELTDLLYYKQTQLETMASEKAAAEFQLEKEVKRLHEAQVEVEKSRVSRRPSATWEEDSEIKTLGPLPLYHRHMATASTQFQNAVKLLDSGAVRATRFLWRYPIARIFLLFYLVFVHLFLMYLIHRLQEQAEAQEVAEMTNNVFRP from the exons ATGGCGTCTTGGCTCAAAGCTGCCGAAG ATTTATTTGAGGTTGTGGATCGAAGAGCAAAATCTGTGGTTGAAGATTTCTCGGAAGAACAGAGCGAGTTGCAGTTGCCAG CTTCCGGGAGAAAAGGGCCCCAAGGGAAGAGAACCAATTCAAAGAAAAAC TCTCGACAGAAACTTGTAAAAGAAGAATCTTCTAGCAAAAGAGATTTTTCTGGTGATCAATCCGGCCCAGGGGTATCACAGTCAGAGGTTCCTCCATCTAAAAGCTCTGTTTCCACTGAAGAGGCCTCTTCATCGGGGCCTGTTTTGCAGACAACAGAGGTTAAACCGATTGATGTAGATGCTCAGAGGGTTCAATCACTTCCACAGTCAGCGGCAGATACAAAAAGTGACAATGCCCCTGTGGTAGCTTCAGAATCTGTTGTGGACGGTGATGTAGCTGAGTCAAAGCATGCTGATGCAGATATTCCAAACGATTCTTTCGTGCAACCATCACCATCTTTACCTGACAAAGAAATTGAGGTTGCTGTCAGTGAGAACCTGGTTGATGCTCCCAAAAAAGGCGCTCAAAGAGAATTAGATGATTCTTCAAAAAGTGACCTGGAGAAATTGGAATCTGTAGTGCATGTATCTCCGATTGGTGAAGGGAATGTTGCTCAGAGCGCGGGTGATGAGGCGAAAGCTGGCACTTCAATCAATCTGGAGAAAGAACAGGAACAGAAAGTTCCTGACACCTCAACCATTctggagagagagaaggatcGTAGAGCTGATAAGACGATCATGAAGATTCAAGATCAACTTGAAGAG GCCCAGGGGTTGCTAAAAGCTACAGTTTCCACTGGGCAGTCAAAAGAAGCCAGGTTAGCAAGG GTTTGTGCTGGACTTTCATCCCGTCTTCAAGAAATTAAGGCGGAAAATGCACAATTGGAAGAGCTTCTCAATGCAGAg CAAGAGCTTACCAAGTCCTATGAAGCTAGCATTAGACAGTTGCAAAAAGATATGTCAGCTGCTAAAAGTGAAGTGACGAAAGTAGAGTCAAGCATGGTTGAGGCACTAGCAGCTAAGAACTCAGAGATAGAAGCACTTGTCAGCGCAATGGATGCCCTGAAAAATAAGTCTGCCCTGAACGAAGGAAAATTGTCATCTCTCCAG GCAGACATGGAGTCTATTATGAGAAACAGAGAATTGGCTGAGACTAGGATGATGCAg GCATTGCGGGAGGAGCTTGCCACTACTGAAAGGAGAGCCGAAGAGGAGCGTTCTGCACATAATGCCACAAAGATG GCTGCCATGGAAAGGGAAAGGGACCTAGAGCACAGAGCTGTGGATGCTTCCACAGCACTTGTTAGAATTCAG AGAATTGCTGATGAAAGGACAGCAAAAGTGGCAGATCTGGAACAGAAGGTGGCATTACTTGAG GCTGAATGTACATCTCTAAATCAAGAGCTGCAAGATATGGAAGTTCGTGCTCGCAGAGGACAAAAGAAGGCCCCAGATGAAGCAAACCAAGTGATCCAG ATTCAAGCATGGCAGGACGAAGTGGACCGTGCTCGGCAAGGTCAAAGAGATGCTGAGGAGAAACTTTCTTCAATGGAG GCTGAAATGCAAAAGTTGAGAGTTGAAATGGCAGCCATGAAGAGGGATGCAGAACATTACTCACGTCAG GAGCATACGGAGCTGGAGAAACGCTACCGTGAACTAACAGATTTACTG TACTACAAGCAAACGCAACTGGAGACTATGGCGAGTGAGAAGGCTGCAGCAGAGTTTCAGTTAGAGAAAGAGGTGAAACGTCTACACGAAGCACAG GTAGAGGTAGAAAAAAGCAGGGTTTCACGGCGCCCATCAGCAACTTGGGAAGAAGATTCTGAGATCAAGACTCTCGG GCCTCTTCCGTTGTATCATCGACACATGGCTACAGCAAGCACACAG TTCCAAAATGCAGTGAAACTGTTAGACTCAGGAGCTGTGAGAGCCACAAGGTTCCTTTGGCGGTACCCGATAGCGCGGATTTTCCTACTCTTTTACCTT GTCTTTGTTCATCTCTTCTTGATGTATCTAATACACCGGCTCCAG GAACAAGCTGAGGCCCAGGAAGTTGCGGAAATGACCAACAACGTATTCAGACCATAA
- the LOC104747901 gene encoding probable N-acetyl-gamma-glutamyl-phosphate reductase, chloroplastic: MSTASAFSSICFERGCWFQGERKIRVADKRFNKLTLGSHLASPSSVSVRFSASSSVKSDKDVRIGLLGASGYTGAEIVRLLANHPHFQVTLMTADRKAGQSMESVFPHLRAQKLPSLISVKDADFSTVDAVFCCLPHGTTQEIIKELPSALKIVDLSADFRLRNISEYEEWYGQPHKAVELQKEVVYGLTEILREDIKKARLVANPGCYPTSIQLPLVPLMKANLIKHENIIIDAKSGVSGAGRGAKEANLYSEIAEGISSYGVTRHRHVPEIEQGLSDVAQSKVTVSFTPHLMPMIRGMQSTIYVEMAPGVTTEDLHQQLKTSYEDEEFVKVLDKGVVPRTHNVRGSNYCHMNVYPDRIPGRAIIISVIDNLVKGASGQALQNLNIMLGYSETTGLLQQPLFP, encoded by the exons ATGAGTACTGCGTCGGCTTTTAGTTCAATTTGCTTCGAACGAGGATGTTGGTTCCAG GGGGAAAGGAAGATTCGTGTAGCGGATAAGCGATTCAATAAGCTTACTTTGGGATCCCATTTGGCTTCTCCGTCTTCAGTGAGCGTCAGATTTTCTGCTAGTAGTTCTGTTAAATCTGACAAGGATGTTCGGATTGGTCTTCTTGGTGCTAGTGGCTACACTGGTGCTGAG ATCGTCAGGCTTCTTGCAAATCATCCGCATTTCCAGGTCACTCTGATGACTGCTGATAGAAAAGCTGGCCAGTCAATGGAAAGCGTTTTCCCGCACCTGAGAGCTCAA AAACTACCTAGTTTGATCTCGGTGAAGGATGCAGATTTTTCTACTGTGGACGCTGTATTCTGCTGTTTGCCTCATGGAACAACACAG GAAATCATCAAGGAACTGCCCAGCGCGTTAAAAATTGTTGACCTTTCAGCG GACTTCCGGCTGCGAAATATTTCAGAATATGAAGAATGGTATGGTCAACCACACAAGGCAGTAGAGTTACAG AAAGAAGTTGTGTATGGTCTAACAGAGATTCTAAGGGAGGACATAAAAAAGGCACGCCTTGTAGCTAACCCAGGCTGTTACCCGACTTCGATTCAGCTTCCCCTTGTTCCTTTAATGAAG GCAAATCTTATCAAACATGAAAACATTATTATCGACGCAAAATCTGGTGTTAGTGGAGCAG GACGTGGTGCTAAGGAGGCGAATCTTTACTCTGAGATAGCTGAAGGCATTTCTTCTTATGGTGTCACACGACATCGCCATG ttcCTGAAATTGAACAGGGATTATCTGATGTTGCACAATCAAAAGTAACAGTCAGTTTTACGCCGCATCTCATGCCAATG ATCCGCGGAATGCAATCAACTATATATGTGGAAATGGCACCTGGGGTTACAACTGAAGACTTACACCAGCAATTGAAGACGTCTTATGAG GATGAAGAATTTGTCAAAGTGTTGGATAAAGGAGTAGTTCCTCGGACACACAACGTTAGAGGATCCAACTATTGTCATATGAATGTCTATCCTGATCGAATCCCTGGAAGAGCTATCATAATCTCAGTG ATTGATAATCTCGTGAAAGGAGCTTCGGGGCAAGCGTTGCAGAATCTTAACATAATGTTGGGATATTCCGAAACAACGGGACTCCTACAACAGCCACTTTTCCCTTGA